The Electrophorus electricus isolate fEleEle1 unplaced genomic scaffold, fEleEle1.pri scaffold_107_arrow_ctg1, whole genome shotgun sequence genomic sequence GTACCTTTAGGATCAGAGTACAGGTCGTTTCAAACGTGTCCTGATCCAACGGAAAAGGCTCCCGATCCTCCAGTTCTGCGAAAGATGTTTAAATAACcagtgaaatatttaacaaaaagattgtggctagctagctacaacatAGCCTTAGCTAAATATTAGCCGTTAAAAGGCTAAattagctagcgctagctaagaagctgaattttatttttgttactgcAGCGATCCGTTGCCatagaaacaataacaaacaaacaaacaaaacctttaggctatatttagttattaaatagACGGGGTCTGACCGAAGAGAAACATTATGTTGTATACATGACGGCGGAAGGTGAAGTAGTAGTTAGTTCTGCGAGGAATCAAGCTACggcagctagttagctagataacttATGTAGTTAGCTGGCCTGACTTTCAAATACAATAGTCCGTTCCTCGCTAGCttggttagttagctaactcACGGTCGCTGGGCTCAGTGTGGGTCGCAGCTTCTTCTACCGCCTGCTGCCGATCCCGAACACGCCAcctgtaaacaagaaaagaagtgaCAGCTACGGCTGAAATGCCAGCGGCACAAAGGACCGCCGGCCGAAGCCGGATACCAAGGACGGGCAGAAGAAACTTCATATTCATAGCCTAGGATTCTGCTGAAGTGTAACGTAGATCGAGCAAATCTGAAAGCGCCTTGTGAGTTTGAGGGTCGGTAGACGACTGAAATGGTTTTAGGGGTTTTGGCTTCGTCACCGTTCCACATAACATTCGATCACCTTGGTGATCTAAATTTATGtcaaaacatcttgttttcccAGACTACAATATGCAAATTTACACGTAGCAAcgtgagagaaaacattttttaaaaaataggcAAATGTTGGCAAAAGAGGAATTACCCGATGCAGAGTAACAGCCTAAAAACAACGCCAAAAAAATATGTTGTCTCTATTTTTAAGGCTAATttgctaaaacattttcattattacttTGATATTCATCTGCAGGCCACATTTGGcacaaaagtagaaaaagtcATAAAGACTGAATAACAGTGCTATTCATTCTTTCTGattcatgcatgcgtgtattcattatttaaagggcacatatgaaaaattaaccttttaagtgcttgtgcacatatattTCAGATAGACAAGCTTTAAGCaaaagaagccaaaacaaaccTGCTCGTTCAAATTGTAATAATATCTTGAGATGGTGTAACAATGTTATGAGTGTCACGACAGTCTGTAGTCATCTCAGGAGCACCTTCTTTAGTggttgaagctcatgtaaataatatttctaggaccgcctttctccacctcaggaacatttctaagattaggaacatgctctcctcacatgatgcagaaaagctagccCATGCATTTACTACTTCAAGCTTGGATTACTGTAATGCTGTGACGGCCCGTGTGCCACAGggtgcggagcaggacgcaTAGACTCCCTCGTCTTTGAAAAACATTCATTGACATACAACGTATACGACAATGGTGGCATACACATAACGCTAACGACGATGACCAAAACATTAACAGtggctacacaaacaatgaccaaggAGGAAgtacacaccaacaggggtttaaatacagacactcAACACTAAagcctgtgcaggtgtgtgccatcaaggAGGGCGTGCTTATAAATAAGACAAgtctaggacctctagaaagttggactaagCATTTATtgctaatttcattttattttttattattatttttttctctttaaactgttgttATTGAGGTGTCctttgtcggccagaggaggatgcgtCCCCGCCTTGaattttggttcctctcaaggtttcttcctcatgctctagggagtttttccttgccactgtcgcccttggcttgctcactgaggactttgacatttgtaaagctgctttgtgacatctgttgtaaaaagcaccgtataaatcaattttgatttatttttatttgaaagcaTAACTTCCATTCACTTCCACTTATGAAGTTCACCCCATGTATTTTAGAAAACGTGCCATATTGGAAGGGCTTTGagttatgtgtatgtataatgttaTGTAGCTACTATTTAGTTCAACTAGGCACTCATtgtttgtagatgtttgtgGCACATTTCTCTAAAGAGCATTTCACTTCACTAGCTAGATAAGATACATGAGGTCATTTTACTACCTTATCTAGTTCACTAGCTATTAATGTTAGTGATTACTCTGTAGTAATGGCAGTAATTACTCTTGTAGTGTTTTTGCCTGGAAAACCAATTTCAAGTGtaataaacattcattctgAAGCTTTTCTGTGTAATGAGCCTATACGCACAGTGAAAAGCAGAGCCTGGTGTGAGTAAGGTCCAGTGTTTGCAGCGTTTGCTTCAGTGATAATTATGCTCTAGTGTTCGTTATATCTCACACTTTGTAAAGACTTGAACTCCAATAGTGCTGAGCTCCTCTTCTGACTGAGACAAATGTGAGTATAAGCTAGAGAAGCCTTAAGCaaaagaagccaaaacaaaccTGCCTTTTGAAATTGTAATAATGTCTTGAGATGCTGTAATAATGTTATGAGTGTCACAACAGTCTGTAGTCATTTCAGGAGCACCTTCTTTAGTGGTTGAGCCCTGCATCTTGGATGTCAAGCTCCTACTGTGCTTTAATTTAACCTACAATACATCTCCTAGGCCTAAGACTACAGTCAAAGAACAAACATCTAATTCAATATTTAGTTGCCATTTCAGTGAACACGTGTTATCTCCAACTCTAGGAGTCATGTTACATAGCTCATGGATGCTTTTCCTAAAATTGTAAACATTTCTTTTGCCtaccaacaaaaaataaacataaatgaataatgtctAATTGTATCAGGTCACTACTAATTCAACTCCCATCTTAATGTGCTTTTCTCAGTACAATCTACTGcatatttgttgtttctgatcATGCTGAGCTTTAGGAAATTAAGGACATTCACGTTTTGCCTTGGATTCATGTGGTAGCATAAGACAGGTAGATATTACTTCCAAAACTGCTCAACAGCAGTAAACAAATTCATTCTTCTCCCAGCTGTCTGTCTATTTCTTCTTATAGTTTGGGTGTCTCAACCAAACCTACCTCTATGATAACGGCCTTGGGATGTTCTTCATggtttatttgttcttattcCATCTCTGGATCAAATCCTGCGGGGACTGACCAGTACAGGATCAGAGATCAATGTGGATCTCTGAGCTTTCTATCCATCAGGTGATGGTCATGTCTTTGTAGTTAGGTGGGTCTTAGAACAAAGTGTAGATCTGCACCTTGAATGCATATTTGTCGACTGGAGTTTGGAAAGGATTCTGCCCCTAGACACACCCACTTCATTATACTGGCTCTCAACTTAAATTGTAAAGTGAGTGCTTGTAGGTTATTCAACAAAACATAAGCCCCTCCTGATGATGGAATAAGGAGATATATCCCAGATTTATTCCCCTATCTTATTTTTCATAGTCATAGTTAAGATTAACAAAAGCTActtttatttatgcatattaCTTGACTGATTAACTGGTTGGACCACGCATAAGAGTTAATGAGGAAAATACTAAATCACCCAAATGCCATTACTGGATACATTCAACGTAAAACATGTTAGCCTGTAACTCACTAATGATGCATACAACAAACACTGAAggtaaaaacaagaaaatgtgactcccttacaatgaaagaaaatgatttactgataaatatttataaagctgtaataaacattatttacaaaatgtacaaaacatgaTGAGGATGACTGCAGTGGTGATGATCTGGTGATGACCACTCCATGGATGGTGATTTTGTCCAACTCTTCGACGGATGGTGATGGCACTAATAATCCTGACGATCAATTCTCTATGGCGATCGGTCCTCTGATTGGCCTTGTCTTTGTAGTCTGGTGTAGGACCACAAAGTCTCTAATTATCCCTGATGAACATCTTGTAAAGTCTTATTGTTCTGGCCTGGTCCAAAAACTGAAGTTGGCCTCTTGTCCTGGTGGGTTTCTTGGTGAGCTTCAGGTTGTCTAGTTGTCTGTAATCCAGGAAAAAGCCTgcactggagacctgcatgagagaaaagcaggaaaaagactCACCAAACATGGTTAGATGTTTTACTGAGAAATCTGGGAGATGTTTTAGGGTGACACAAACCTAAAAAGATGGAAAATTAAACAGGTGTAGGGGGtaaagggaaaagagaagaaaggtacAGACCTAAACTGCTCCAGTTTGGTGATCAGTCCATGTGATGCTCAAGCTTCTTGCGCCAACAGGTCAAGACCTAGGCCTCACATGGatatgtgaaaacagactgcatctgaaaaacacccacatgcatacaagAGCATTGAGGGTAAAAGAAATTGTATGATACATAGCATATAATAAATCCtaaatgtgtataatgtcaATCAAAGTGTTCTGTGGGTTATTAAAagcctggaggaggaggtggagggggtccTCTTGGTGATCATGGTCCGTTAGAAAACACAGCGGGGTGCGGCGTCTCGACGGTCTGGGTGTGACTGTACTCAGATGACCTGAAAAGGCCATCTAAATCGATGGAAACACCCTTAAACGTCATGGACACCATGGTTtgctgcaaaatacacacagagtaaaaatgtcacaaaatataattttcttaaaatgcCCACATCTCAAACAAGTCTAATTCAAACAGATGCATTCAGGCAGGAGAAAGCACTAACCAGAAAAATATTCTGCACCGATGACTCTGTTGACTCGGCGCACAGGTAGAAGGTCGCCCCAGTGATGCCGGTTCCTCTGCGCTGAATTAACGGAGTAGATCCTGATTAATGTGACTCAAAATGGGACAAGCtagttaaaatgcttttagttgAGACAGATATTTACCTTGATGCAGGCCACAGCATTAACGTTGGCAAAGTTCTGGAGGGTAAGctgcaaatgcaataaaaaggTTAGGTGAGGGAAACAACCGTCATGTCCATTCTCACCGAAATTGGGAACTTGTTCCCATGACTTAGTCTCACCTCTGCACACACGTGGTAAAACGCATTGCTGAGCACCCACCAGTGCTCGCTCTCCAGCCCACTGTAGATGGATTTGTGCTGGAGCTTCACCTCTACCATCTAcaatcatgcagaaaaaaagcatcTCAATCAACTTTTCCCACGACACTGGCTAGTGGAAACTCTCAGctaacaaaatgtttctctgtgccAAAAGGCctattataaaatgattaaaaattcaAGGGAACCTTTGTATCTGCATAAAACATCTGCGAGAAGGTGTAGGCAAACATCCTGTTTGCGTTGTGCAGAGCTTGGAGAGGCTGATACAtggtcagtaaaaaaaaaaaagaaaagaaagaaaatacattgtttAGGCAAGATTGCAACTacgaagggaaagaaaaacaaaaacttgttaCATTGCATTCAAGAAGAATGTGCAAGatctatattttacaataacTGTGACCACAGCGTCGCGAAAAAAGACGCAGTGGAAGttaactgttctgcacaaaaACCTCCTCCTGCAGCAGTGATAACAGACAAACGCGAGCATAAACTGAATGAAGCTAGCTAGAGTTCTCAAGTATGAGCaattagccagctaactagctagctatgtcgCCAGGTACCTTTAGGATCAGAGTACAGGTCGTTTCAAACGTGTCCTGATCCAACGGAAAAGGCTCCCGATCCTCCAGTTCTGCGAAAGATGTTTAAATAACcagtgaaatatttaacaaaaagattgtggctagctagctacaacatAGCCTTAGCTAAATATTAGCCGTTAAAAGGCTAAattagctagcgctagctaagaagctgaattttatttttgttactgcAGCGATCCGTTGCCatagaaacaataacaaacaaacaaacaaaacctttaggctatatttagttattaaatagACGGGGTCTGACCGAAGAGAAACATTATGTTGTATACATGACGGCGGAAGGTGAAGTAGTAGTTAGTTCTGCGAGGAATCAAGCTACggcagctagttagctagataacttATGTAGTTAGCTGGCCTGACTTTCAAATACAATAGTCCGTTCCTCGCTAGCttggttagttagctaactcACGGTCGCTGGGCTCAGTGTGGGTCGCAGCTTCTTCTACCGCCTGCTGCCGATCCCGAACACGCCAcctgtaaacaagaaaagaagtgaCAGCTACGGCTGAAATGCCAGCGGCACAAAGGACCGCCGGCCGAAGCCGGATACCAAGGACGGGCAGAAGAAACTTCATATTCATAGCCTAGGATTCTGCTGAAGTGTAACGTAGATCGAGCAAATCTGAAAGCGCCTTGTGAGTTTGAGGGTCGGTAGACGACTAAATGGTTTTAGGGGTTTTGGCTTCGTCACCGTTCCACATAACATTCGATCACCTTGGTGATCTAAATTTATGtcaaaacatcttgttttcccAGACTACAATATGCAAATTTACACGTAGCAAcgtgagagaaaacatttttaaaaaataggcAAATGTTGGCAAAAGAGGAATTACCCGATGCAGAGTAACAGCCTAAAAACAACGCCAAAAAAATATGTTGTCTCTATTTTTAAGGCTAATttgctaaaacattttcattattacttTGATATTCATCTG encodes the following:
- the LOC118240913 gene encoding uncharacterized protein LOC118240913, encoding MNMKFLLPVLGIRLRPAVLCAAGISAVAVTSFLVYRWRVRDRQQAVEEAATHTEPSDQLEDREPFPLDQDTFETTCTLILKPLQALHNANRMFAYTFSQMFYADTKMVEVKLQHKSIYSGLESEHWWVLSNAFYHVCAELTLQNFANVNAVACIKRRGTGITGATFYLCAESTESSVQNIFLQTMVSMTFKGVSIDLDGLFRSSEYSHTQTVETPHPAVFSNGP